A DNA window from Pyrus communis chromosome 3, drPyrComm1.1, whole genome shotgun sequence contains the following coding sequences:
- the LOC137729707 gene encoding uncharacterized protein encodes MARSALDETSLSGAFVRTASVFRNFISRDPNSQFPAEAGRYHLYVSYACPWASRCLAYLNIKGLDKAISFTSVKPIWERTKESDEHMGWVFPASETELAGAEPDPLNGAKSIRELYELASTQYTGKYTVPVLWDKKLKTIVSNESGEIIRMFNTEFNDIAENASLDLYPPHLQSQIDQTNEWIYDKINNGVYKCGFARKQEPYDEAVKQLYEALDKCEEILSKQRYLCGNTLSEADIRLFVTLIRFDEVYVVHFKCNKKVLREYLNLFNYTKDIFQVPGMSSTVNMDHIKRHYYGSHPSINPFGIIPSGPDIDYSSPHDRNRFST; translated from the exons ATGGCTCGATCTGCACTAGACGAGACCTCACTATCAGGTGCATTTGTGAGAACTGCTTCTGTATTTCGTAACTTCATTTCGCGGGACCCGAATTCTCAATTTCCAGCAGAAGCTGGAAGATATCATCTGTATGTATCATATGCTTGCCCTTGGGCTTCCAGGTGCCTTGCATACTTGAACATAAAAGGACTCGATAAAGCCATCAGCTTTACG TCAGTCAAACCGATATGGGAAAGGACAAAAGAAAGTGATGAACATATGGGGTGGGTTTTTCCTGCTTCTGAAACAGAGCTAGCGGGAGCTGAACCTGACCCTTTGAATGGAGCAAAAAGCATTAGAGAACTTTACGAGCTTGCAAGCACACAGTATACTGGAAAGTACACAGTTCCA GTTCTATGGgataaaaaactcaaaacaattGTGAGTAATGAGAGCGGGGAGATTATTCGCATGTTCAATACTGAATTCAACGATATAGCTGAAAATGCGTCTTTGGACTTATATCCTCCTCACTTGCAATCCCAAATTGATCAGACAAATGAATGGATATATGACAAGATAAACAACGGTGTCTATAAATGTGGGTTTGCGAGGAAGCAAGAGCCTTATGATGAG GCTGTGAAACAATTGTACGAAGCTTTGGATAAATGTGAGGAGATACTTAGCAAGCAACGATACCTGTGCGGGAACACATTGTCTGAAGCAGATATTCGGTTGTTTGTCACTCTTATAAGATTCGACGAG GTTTACGTAGTCCACTTCAAGTGCAACAAGAAAGTACTACGAGAATACCTGAATTTGTTCAACTACACCAAAGACATTTTCCAGGTTCCGGGGATGAGCAGCACAGTCAACATGGATCACATAAAGCGGCACTACTACGGAAGCCATCCGTCTATCAATCCATTCGGAATAATTCCTAGCGGGCCAGATATCGACTACTCTTCGCCTCATGACAGAAACAGGTTTTCGACTTAG